In Seonamhaeicola sp. S2-3, the genomic window AGCTCTAAAATAGTATTTGCAGATAAAGAAGTTAAGGTTGCTTTAGAAAGTGATTTAAAAGGAATTTACCAATCAAAAAACATTAAAACAGCAATTCAAGCAATTAAAGAATTACAACTAAAAGATTACACAATAACCAATTCTAATTTAAAAGAAGGATTATTGAAGGTTGTTAAAAATACAGGATTACTAGGGCGTTGGCAGGTTTTAAACACGCATCCAAAAGTAGTTTGTGATACGGGGCATAATAAAGAGGGATTAACATATTTAATGAAGCAAATATCAGAAGAAACTTTTCAGGATTTGCATATAGTTTTTGGAGTTGTAAATGATAAAGATTTAAACACAATAATTAATTTATTACCTAAACATGCTACCTATTATTTTTGTAAGCCTGATATTTCTAGAGGATTATCTGTTAAAAAGTTAAAAACTTTTTTTAATGAATTGGGGTTTAAAGGGAAAGCATACAAATCTGTTAAAGAGGCATATAGAGCAGCTTGTAATAATTCTTCGCCTGAAGATTTTATTTTTGTAGGCGGGAGTACTTTTGTGGTAGCAGAAATAATTTAATTTTTTTTAAAAAAAGTTTTTGCAGAATTAAAAACTAGGTTATATTTGCACACGCTAACAGCAAGGGCGCGTAGCTCAGTTGGTTCAGAGCACTTGGTTTACACCCAAGGGGTCAGGGGTTCGAATCCCTTCGCGCCCACAAAAAAATCCTAAAGTTTTTACTTTAGGATTTTTTATTTTAATAGCTTTTGTTTCTTATCTCTTGTATAGGATCAAGTCAAAATGGATCAAGGATCAAGTCCAAAATCTGGGATCAAGTCCAAAATCTGGGTTTTTACCATTTTAAGAATATAATTTAATCAAGCGATATAAGAAGTATTCCGTATTCCTGACTCCCCTAAATTGAGATCTAAAAGCCTTTACTTTGGCATTAAAGGATTCAGCTGAAGCATTAGTACTTCTGTTTATAAAATAGTTGAGTACAGAGCGGTAATTTAAAGTAATACTATTGGCTACCGTTTGGAAGCTCTTAAATCCTGACTCCTCTACATCTTTGTACCAGTGGGCTAGTTTGGTGTAAGCTACTTTAATATCTATGGCTTGGTTAAAAATATTCCTCAAGCCTTGAACAAGTCCATAAGCTTTCTTTAATTCTGGGTATTCATTAAACAATATCTGTCCCCTCTCTTTCTGATTTGGAGTCCATTTATCTGGGGATTTATACAGTAGATATCTACTCCTGGCCAGGAGTTGTTTTGAGCTATCACCATTAGAAAAAGTTACAGGTTTAAATTCTTTGTCGGCAGCTCTAGATAGCTTTATCTGTTCATTTTCTTGATCCAAAGCTTCCCATCGGTATTTGATACGAAGATCTTGGAGCGCCTCTATTGCCAGCTTCTGTACATGGAACCTGTCTGTTACTTGGATGGCTTTCGGGAAACATTTAGTGGAGATTGTTTTCATAGAGTTAGCCATGTCTAAGGTAATCTCTTTCACTTTAGCACGCTTTTTTGCTGGGATCTTCAAGAGTTGTTCGATAATAGGCTCCACTTTAGTTCCGTGGAATATCCCAACTAAAGCCCCTTTCTTTCCTTTGGCCTTCTTATTGGTAATGATGGTATAGAGCTCTCCCTTGGACAGCGCTGTCTCATCAATGGATAAATAAGAACCTAAGTTTTCAGGGAAAACAAGCCACTGTTTAGCATGACTCTTATGCTCCCATTGCTTAAAATCACTTAAGTGATCCTTATAATGTCTTTGAAGCCTTTTTCCGGACATACCATACTGGCGCCCAAGTTGTTGGCTGCTCAGAGCAGTATTATCAGTCGATTTCTTTTAAAAAAGCAGCAAACTCTTTTGATATTCGAGTTCCCTGTGCAATAAATTCATCCCATTCACGACTTACTTTAATCCTCTTTTTATCAAGTAGAACGTCCCAACGCCTTCGTTTAAGATTTAATGATAGTAGATTGTCTCGAACGGGATAATCCTCGATTATTCGAGGCTCCATGAAGCCACTGGCTTTATACTTGCAATCCTTGTACTTAGATGGTATTTGTTTTTTCTCCTCCAAATATATCGTTAGACGGTTCTCATATAAAACATGCTTTATAGGCTTCTTATCGAATCCAACAATATCAAAATACTCTAATATTCCTTCTGGTAATATTAAACTTAACAAGGATAACTCAGTGTCTTTATTCATCAATATAATTTAAAGTACAAAGAAAATTATTTTTCTCTTTAGACCCAACTTTTGAGATTGATCCAAAATCTGGGTTTTTACCATTTTAAGAATATAATTTAATCAAGCGATATAAGAAGTATTCCGTATTCCTGACTCCCCTAAATTGAGATCTAAAAGCCTTTACTTTGGCATTAAAGGATTCAGCTGAAGCATTAGTACTTCTGTTTATAAAATAGTTGAGTACAGAGCGGTAATTTAAAGTAATACTATTGGCTACCGTTTGGAAGCTCTTAAATCCTGACTCCTCTACATCTTTGTACCAGTGGGCTAGTTTGGTGTAAGCTACTTTAATATCTATGGCTTGGTTAAAAATATTCCTCAAGCCTTGAACAAGTCCATAAGCTTTCTTTAATTCTGGGTATTCATTAAACAATATCTGTCCCCTCTCTTTCTGATTTGGAGTCCATTTATCTGGGGATTTATACAGTAGATATCTACTCCTGGCCAGGAGTTGTTTTGAGCTATCACCATTAGAAAAAGTTACAGGTTTAAATTCTTTGTCGGCAGCTCTAGATAGCTTTATCTGTTCATTTTCTTGATCCAAAGCTTCCCATCGGTATTTGATACGAAGATCTTGGAGCGCCTCTATTGCCAGCTTCTGTACATGGAACCTGTCTGTTACTTGGATGGCTTTCGGGAAACATTTAGTGGAGATCGTTTTCATAGAGTTAGCCATGTCTAAGGTGATCTCTTTCACTTTAGCACGCTTTTTTGCTGGGATCTTCAAGAGTTGTTCGATAATAGGCTCCACTTTAGTTCCGTGGAATATCCCAACTAAAGCCCCTTTCTTTCCTTTGGCCTTCTTATTGGTAATGATGGTATAGAGCTCTCCCTTGGACAGCGCTGTCTCATCAATGGATAAATAAGAACCTAAGTTTTCAGGGAAAACAAGCCACTGTTTAGCATGACTCTTATGCTCCCATTGCTTAAAATCACTTAAGTGATCCTTATAATGTCTTTGAAGCCTTTTTCCGGACATACCATACTGGTGCCCAAGTTGTTGGCTGCTCAGAGCAGTATTATCAGTCGATTTCTTTTAAAAAAGCAGCAAACTCTTTTGATATTCGAGTTCCCTGTGCAATAAATTCATCCCATTCACGACTTACTTTAATCCTCTTTTTATCAAGTAGAACGTCCCAACGCCTTCGTTTAAGATTTAATGATAGTAGATTGTCTCGAACGGGATAATCCTCGATTATTCGAGGCTCCATGAAGCCACTGGCTTTATACTTGCAATCCTTGTACTTAGATGGTATTTGTTTTTTCTCCTCCAAATATATCGTTAGACGGTTCTCATATAAAACATGCTTTATAGGCTTCTTATCGAATCCAACAATATCAAAATACTCTAATATTCCTTCTGGTAATATTAAACTTAACAAGGATAACTCAGTGTCTTTATTCATCAATATAATTTAAAGTACAAAGAAAATTATTTTTCTCTTTAGACCCAACTTTTGAGATTGATCCGTTTTAAGCAAAAATTGGATTATGATTCATACAAATGAAGAATTTCGTTAGTTTTAGTGTGTTTCACTAAATCGAAATTGTCAATTAAAAATTCAGGTAAAAACAGTTTTAATAGGTCTAAGGTAAGTTCCAATACAATAATTTTAAAACTTCAAAACTAAAACTATCTTTATTCACACACAACTTTTGGGGTTGATCCCTTTTTACCTAGAATAATATTTTTTTTGCACTCATAGCACCTTTTTAGGTATTTTTGCTTAAATAATACCGTGTGTAGTCGTTTTTATGAAACTCCATCTTTTAGATAGAAGCAGTATTAGCAATAGTTCATTTACCACTAAAGTAAATGAATATCCTTATTTTCTAAAGATTTGGCATTATCACCCAGAATTAGAGTTGGTTGTTATTCTTAAAAGTGAAGGTACCTGCTTTGTGGGTGATAGTGTTGAAAAATTTGAGGTTGGTGATGTGGTACTTATTGGTAAAGATTTACCACATATGTGGTTGAATGATGAAGATTATTTTAAAGAAGATTCTAATAAATCTGCTAAAGCCATTGCTATTCATTTTAAACAAGATTATTTAGGTGACACTTTTTTTAAAACGCCCGAAATGACCCATCTATCAAAGCTTTTTGAGAGGGCTAAGTTTGGGATTAAGTTTTTAAATGTTAGTAAAAATCTTATTTTGGAAATTCAAAATATGATGAAACTAAAGGGGTTCTATAAAACTATAACTTTTTTAACTATTCTTGATAAGTTAGCCAATCATAATCAAACCAAACAATTAGCAAGCGAGGGGTTTGTTAAATCTTTTAAATCTTCAAAAAGTGATACCCAAGATAAAGTACAGGCTTATATATTTAAAAATTTTAATAAAAATATAAGTTTAGATGAAGCAGCTAATATTGCGCATATGAATACATCGGCTTTTAGTCGTTATTTCAAACGCGTAAATAGAAAAACGTTTTCTCGATATGTAACAGAAATTCGTATAGGTTATGCCTGCAAATTACTTATAGAAAATAAGTTTAATATTTCAGCTATTTGTTATGAGTCTGGTTTTAAAAATATTTCAAATTTTAACAGACAGTTTAAGCTTATTATGAATTGCACGCCCTCTGATTATCTTAAGAATTATAGAATTAAAACATCGTCAATTTAAATTAAATAATTTTTTAAAGACACAAATAAAATAATATGAAACCTGGTGACGTTGTAGAACTTGGTATTGAAGGCTTAGGAACTTCTAAATAAGTTGCAAGAGCTTACGAAGGTTAGTCTGTATTGATTTTATAATATAAAGTTGTTTTAGTTTTAGGTTTGTTTAAACTGATATATTTCAGATTTAGCAAACCCTTTTTTATTAGCAATAAAATATATAAGTTGCTTATCTTTGATGATTATTTAATAATAAAGCAAAAATAGTATTGGTTAATGTCATTTTTTAGATAGATAATTATATATATTCGTTTTAGTATTGTAAATTAACATTTAGTAAACTAAAACTCATGAAAGTAGGTTTATTTATTCCTTGCTACATAAATCAATTATACCCACAAGTTGGTATAGCAACCTTAGAACTATTAGAAAAACTTAAAGTAAACGTTTCCTATCCATCAGGTCAAACCTGTTGTGGTCAACCTATGGCAAATTCAGGTTACGAATATGAATCTGTTGGCGCCTGCAATAATTTTGTAGAAAACTTTAAAGATTTTGATTATATCGTAACACCTTCCGGAAGTTGCGCTTATCATGTTAAAAAGCACTACAATATCATTCCGCAAACAGACGATGTTACTAAAGTACGTAATAATGTATATGAATTATGCGATTTCATTTTAAACGTATTAAAAGTTAAAAACCTAGGGGCTTCATTTCCACATAAAGTAGGTGTGCATAAAAGTTGTCACGGTTTACGAGGCTTGCGTTTGGGGTCTTGCTCAGAATTGGCAATAGACTCATATTCTTATATTGAAGAATTATTAAGTGAAGTAAAAGGACTCGAATTAATGCCTGTAAAAAGAAGCGATGAATGCTGTGGCTTTGGCGGAACTTTCGCAGTAACTGAAGAAGCTGTTTCGGTAAAAATGGGAAAAGATAAAGTACAAGACCATTTAGAAAGTGGGGTAGAAGTAATTACCGCTACAGACACCTCTTGTTTAATGCATTTAGAAGGTTTAATTAATCGAAACAAAAAACCATTAAAGGTTTTACACGTAGCCGAAATATTAAATAGCCAAATGTAATTAAAACAAAACCATCTAACTGACCAACAAAATCAAAACTATGAGTCACGCAAAATTAGCATCCATATTTAATAAAGACGAAAAACGTGTAGATTGGCACGATAAAGCGTTGTGGTTTGTAAGACATAAAAGAGACAAAGCTGCACACACCGTAAAAGGATGGGAAGATTTAAGAAATTTAGGTCATGGTATAAAAGCGCATATGCTTACCAATATTGATAAATATCTCATTCAATTTGAAGAAAATGCCAAAAAAAATGGTGTAGAAGTACATTGGGCGGCCAATGGAGAAGAACACAATAAAATTATACATAGCATATTAAAAGAAAACAATGCTAAAAAGGTAGTAAAGAGTAAATCCATGCTTACCGAAGAATGTCATTTAAATCCCTATTTACAAAAAGAAGGGATTGAAGTAATTGATACTGATTTGGGTGAAAGAATAGTACAATTAGCCAAAGAACCACCTAGTCATATTGTGCTTCCAGCAATTCATAAAAATAGATTTGAAGTTGATGAATTGTTTCAAGAACATTTAGGAACAAAACCTGCCAATGGAGACCCACAATATTTAACCAATGAAGCGCGTAAACATTTAAGAAAGAAATTTATAGAAGCAGATGTAGCTATTACAGGTGTAAATTTTGCTATTGCAGAAACAGGTGAATTTGTAGTTTGTACTAACGAGGGTAATGCCGATATGGGAGCGCATTTAGCACCAGTACACATAGCCTGCATGGGTATTGAAAAAATCATTCCAAAACGCGAACATTTAGGAGTGTTTTTACGTTTGTTAGCAAGAAGTGCTACAGGGCAACCCGTAACCACCTATTCGTCGCATTTTAAAAAGCCAAGTAAAGGTAAGAAAATGCATATTGTTATTGTAGATAATGGGCGTTCAGAGCAATTAAGCAGACCAGATTTTAGAGCATCATTACATTGTATTCGTTGTGGCGCTTGTATGAACACCTGTCCTATTTACAGGCGTAGCGGTGGGCATAGTTATGATTATACCATTCCAGGACCCATCGGTTCTATTTTGTCTCCAGGAAAAGATTTGAAAAAATACAGTACCTTACCGTTTGCTTCCACCTTGTGTGGCTCATGTTCAGATGTCTGTCCGGTTAAAATTGATATTCATACCCAATTATATAAGTGGAGACAAATAATAACCAAAGAAACACCACAGCCTTTTATTAAAAAGCAATCTATGAAGGTCATGGGGAAAATATTCTCAAAACCATCACAATTTGAAACCGTTGGAAAAGTAGCGAGGTGGTCTTTACGAAATTTACCAAAATCTATAATAAACTCTAAACCTAATGCTTGGGGAAAAGCTAGAGATTTACCAAAAGGCCCTAAACAAAGTTTTGATGAATGGTATAATAACAGAGATAACAACAAAAAAGACTAAACTATGGGAAGTAGAGAAGCCATACTAGAAAAAATAAAGTCTAACAAACCAGAACATTTAAGTTTACCTCAAATTGATGCAGGTATTTTTAATGAAGGTTTAGATATAATAAAAGAATTTACTAAAAAAGTAGAAATTGTTGGCGGTAATGTTTTACAGGCAAGTTCTAATGAAGATGTTATAAATCAAATAAAATCTATTATTCCAAATACTGCTATAAACTATTCTGCTTTAGAAAATACACAGGATTTTAACACCCTAGATTTAGCTACTGTTAAAAATCCAAAAGACCTTGAGGATTTAGATATTCTAATTTTAGAAAGTAGTCTTGGTGTTGCAGAAAACGGAGCTGTTTGGGTATCTGATACCGAGTTGCCTATTAGAGTGCTTCCTTTTATTACAAAACATTTGGTTTTAGTGCTTTCTTCTAAAGATATTGTGCCTTATATGCACCAAGCCTATGAAAAAACACAAGACCAATCTTCTGGTTTTGGAGTTTTTATCTCTGGGCCTTCAAAAACAGCAGATATAGAACAATCATTAGTTATTGGAGCGCATGGGGCATTGAGTTTAACCATATTTTTAAGATAACTAAACTATAAACTAACTAAACTATGAAAATTAAAAAGGTACTTGTTGCCAATAGGGGCGAAATAGCAATCAGGATTTTTAGAGCATGTACAGAAATTAACGTAAAAACGGTTGGTATTTACACTTATGAAGACCGTTATTCTCTGCATCGATATAAAGCAGATGAATCCTATCAAATTGGTGAAGACAATGAACCTTTAAAACCTTATTTAGATATTGATGCTATTGTAAAAATAGCAGTAGAAAATAATGTAGATGCCATACATCCAGGGTATGGTTTTCTTTCAGAAAATGCCGATTTTGCTCAAAAATGTGAGGATAACGGAATTATTTTTGTTGGCCCCAAAGTATCGGTACTAAAATCTTTAGGAGATAAAATAACAGCAAAAGAGGTTGCCATTGCTAATAATATACCCATTATAAAAAGTAATGAAAAACCTTTAAAAGATATAGAAACAGCTCTTTCAGAAGCTGAAAAAATAGGTTACCCCATTATGCTAAAAGCAGCTTCAGGTGGCGGTGGTAGAGGCATGCGGGTCATTAGAAAAGAAGACGAATTACGCAGTGCTTTTGGTGAAAGTAAACGCGAAGCTTTAAAGGCTTTTGGTGATGATACCGTTTTTATAGAAAAATTTGTTGAAAACCCTAAGCACATTGAAATTCAGGTAGTAGCCGATAATTTTGGAAATACCGTTCATTTATTTGAACGCGACTGCTCCGTTCAAAGGCGTTACCAAAAAGTTATTGAGTTTGCTCCCTCTTATGGGCTATTAGATGAAACCAAACAAGATTTATATAACTACGCTATTAAAATTTGTAAAGCCGTTAATTATAACAATATTGGAACGGTTGAATTTTTAGTAGATGATGATAATTCTATCTATTTTATTGAAGTAAACCCAAGAATACAAGTAGAACATACTGTTACAGAAGTTATTACTAATATTGATTTGGTAAAAACGCAATTGTTTATTGCAGGAGGTTATAAACTCTCAGACACCCAAATTAAAATTTCAAGTCAGGAATCAATACAAATTAGCGGATACGCTCTTCAATGTAGAATAACAACCGAAGACCCACAAAACGATTTCAAACCAGACTACGGTACCGTTTCAGTATACCGCAGTGCTTCGGGTTTTGGTATTAGACTCGATGCAGGAAGCATTTATCAAGGTGTGAAAATTTCACCATTTTTTGATTCTATGTTAGTGAAAGTTACTGCCCACGGTAGAACTCTAGATGGTGCCTGTAGAAAAATTAGAAGAGCTTTAGCAGAATTTAGAATTAGAGGGGTGAAAACCAACATGCCTTTCCTTGATAACATATTAAAACATCCCACGTTTAGAAAAGGAGAGGTTACGGTTAACTTTATTAAATCTCAACCCGATTTATTTGTATTTAAAGCTCCTAAAAACAGAGCTACAAAATTAATAACTTATTTAGGAGACGTTATAGTTAACGGTAATGCCGATGTAAAAAAACTTGACCCCAATAAAACATTTGTTCAGCCTGTTGTGCCAAAGTTTGATGCTAATGCACCATACCCAAAAGGTACAAAAGATTTACTAACCGAATTAGGTCCCGAGAAATTTTCAGAATGGTTAATAAATGAAAAGCAAGTTCATTTTACTGATACCACCATGAGAGACGCTCACCAAAGTTTACTCGCTACGCGCATGCGTACTTACGATATGTTGAAGGTAGCCGAAGGTTATGCAAAAAAACATCCAGAAATATTCAGTATGGAGGTTTGGGGAGGTGCAACTTTTGATGTGTGCTTACGGTTTTTGCAAGAAAACCCATGGGAAAGACTTAGGCTTTTAAGAAAAGCAATGCCTAATCTATTGTTACAAATGTTAATTAGAGGGTCTAATGCAGTAGGTTATAAGGCATATCCTGATAATTTAATAGGAGAATTTGTTGAACAATCTTGGGAAAATGGCGTTGATGTTTTTAGAATTTTTGATTCTTTAAATTGGATGAAATCTATAGCACCTTGTATAGAACATGTTAGAACACGTACCCAAGGTTTAGCAGAGGGTTCAATTTGCTATACAAATGATATTTTAAATCCTAACAATAAAAAGTATAATCTTAAGTATTATATTAATCTAGCCAAGGAAATAGAAAATGCAGGAGCTCACATTTTAGGTGTTAAAGATATGGCTGGTTTATTAAAACCATATGCGGCTTATGAGCTTATTTCAGCGTTAAAATCAGAATTAAAAATCCCAGTGCATTTACATACACATGATACGTCTTCAATTCAATCAGCAACTTATATAAAAGCAATTGAAGCAGGGGTTGATGTAGTAGATGTTGCCCTTGCAGGTATGTCTGGTTTAACATCGCAACCAAACTTTAATTCAGTAGTAGAAATGCTCAAATATCAAGACAGAGCAAGTTCTATAAATATTGATTCATTAAACGAATATTCAAATTACTGGCAAGCTGTAAGAACGTATTATTATCCTTTCGAATCTGGTTTAAAAGCTGGTACAGGCGATGTTTATAAACATGAAATTCCAGGTGGGCAATATTCTAATTTAAAACCTCAAGCCGAAGCTTTAGGATTAGCAGATAGGTTTCATGAAATTACAAAAATGTACGGTGAGGTCAATAAATTATTTGGCGATATTGTAAAGGTAACTCCTAGCTCTAAAGTGGTTGGTGATATGGCTCAGTATTTGGTTAGTAATAATTTAACCATTCAAGATGTACTTGAAAAAGGAGATGATATATCGTTTCCTCAATCTGTAATAGACTTTTTTAAAGGAGATTTAGGACAGCCTGTTGGTGGTTTTCCTGAAAAACTTCAAAAAATAATTCTTAAAGACGAAATACCTTATACAGATAGACCCAATGCACATATGCCTCCAATGGATCTTGAAGAAGAATTTAAAAACTTTAAAAATATATTTGAGTACGACTTAAGTAGAAAAATTGATTACACAGATTTTCTGTCATATCAATTGTATCCCAAAGTTTTTACAGAGGCTTTTAATAAGCATTTAAAATATGATAACCTCATGAATTTGCCAACAAAAAATTTCTTTTATGGCATGGATGTAGGTGAAGAAATTATTGTAGAACTAGATAAAGGAAAAACCCTTTTAGTTACATTAGATTCTATAGGAAGCCCCAATGAAGACGGTATTGTAACTATTTATTTTAAAGTAAATGGTCAAGGGAGAAGTGTTGAAATTAGAGATACTTCCGTTAAGGTTGATAAAGTAGAACATACTAAAATTGATAAAAGTGATGAAAATCAAATAGGGGCACCACTTCAAGGAATGTTATCTACTATTTTGGTTGAACAAGGTGAAAAAGTAAAAAAGAATCAACCTTTATTTATAATTGAAGCCATGAAAATGGAAACAACCATTACAGCCCATGCCGATGCTACGGTTAAACAAATAGTACTTAAACCTGGCATTATGGTAAATTCTGATGACTTAGTAATTATTTTAAAATAATTTAGGTGTTAGAGATGATTCATTTTCAAAGCATTTCATAAAATTAGAGTCTTTTGTACTATAAAATTTAAAAAGCTTCTCTTATTTTGAGAGGCTTTTTTTATACTTTAAAAAGCAACTCAAAAGGTTTCGTTGTTTTTAATGAAAATATTAGGTTTTTAACTTCCCAACTAATTAAAGATTATATATTTGCAAAAAACTAATTTTCTTATTTGAAAGATGTTTATTTATTAACTCCTTCAAAAGAAAACATTTGTAAACCTTAAAGTAAACAACTAATCGTACATTAAAATGAACAAAGCAATTGATCAGCAGGCGGCAGATAACATAAGAGCTTTAGCTGTAGCCATGGTAGAAAAAGCTAAATCAGGACATCCTGGAGGACCAATGGGAGGGGCAGATTTTATGCATATCCTTTATTCAGAGTTTTTTAACTATGACCCAACAGATATGTCATGGCCATTTAGAGATCGCTTTTTTATGGATGCAGGCCACTTATCTACTTTAATGTATGCACAATATTACCTATTAGGGAATTATAAAAAAGAAGATGTTGCTAATTTTAGACAATGGGGTTCCATTACTCCTGGGCACCCAGAGGTAGATGTTGCTAGAGGTATAGAAAATACATCGGGGCCATTAGGGCAAGGGCACACAATGGGGGTGGGAGCCGCTATTGCAGCTAAGTTTTTACAAGCCAGATTTGGAGATTGGATGAACCATAAAATTTATGGTTTTATTTCAGATGGAGGAATTCAAGAAGAAATTTCGCAAGGAGCAGGTAGAATTGCAGGTCATTTAGGACTTAGTAATTTCATTATGTTTTTCGATTCTAATGATATTCAATTATCAACCTCTACAGATGAGGTTACTACTGAAGACACAGCCATGAAATATGAAGCTTGGGGCTGGAAAGTTGTTACTATTGATGGACATGATCATGACCAGATAAGAAAAGCATTAACGGATGCTAATAATGAAACCGAAAAACCTACCCTAATAATTGGTAAAACCATTATGGGTAAAGGATGTGTAGCTGCAGACGGAAGTATGTTTGAAGGCTATTGTGAGTTACACGGACAACCAATTGGTAATACGGGAGCCGATTACGAAAAGACTCTTCAGAATTTAGGAGCTGATGTTGAAAATCCATTCGATATTTTTGATGAGGTAAACGATTTTTATAAAAATATAATAGCTGAAAAAACAGCTAATGCTTCAAAAAAGAAAGCAGAAATTAATGCTTGGAAACAAGAAAATCCTGAATTAGCAGAGAAATTAGACTTTTTCTTATCAGGAGAACTTCCAAAATTAGATTTTGAATCTATAGAACATAAATCAGGATTAGCTACTAGAGCTGCTTCTTCAAATGTATTGGCTTATTTAGCTGAAAATGTAGAAAATATGATTGTATCATCGGCAGATTTATCTAATTCTGATAAAACCGATGGATTCCTAAAGAAAACATCAGCGTTACAAAAAGGTGATTTTAGCGGATCATTTTTACAAGCAGGTGTAGCAGAATTAACTATGGCGTGTATTGCAAATGGTATTGCTTTACATGGAGGCGTTATTCCTGTAGTAGCAACGTTTTTTGTGTTTTCAGATTATATGAAACCAGCTATTAGATTGAGTGCTATACAAGAATTACCAGTAAAATATGTATGGACACATGATGCCTTTAGGGTAGGAGAAGATGGTCCAACGCACCAACCTGTTGAGCAAGAAGCGCAAATTAGATTATTAGAAAAACTTAAAAACCACAGCCATAAACAAAGTTTCTTAGCTTTAAGACCTGCAGATTCTGCAGAAACATCAGTAGCTTGGAAAATGGCTATGGAAAACACAAATACACCTTCTGGTTTAATCTTGTCTAGACAAGGTATAAAAGACATACCTTCACAAAAAAGTTCTAGATATGAAGAAGCACTTGGAGCAGAAAAAGGTGGTTATTTAG contains:
- a CDS encoding transposase, with product MSGKRLQRHYKDHLSDFKQWEHKSHAKQWLVFPENLGSYLSIDETALSKGELYTIITNKKAKGKKGALVGIFHGTKVEPIIEQLLKIPAKKRAKVKEITLDMANSMKTISTKCFPKAIQVTDRFHVQKLAIEALQDLRIKYRWEALDQENEQIKLSRAADKEFKPVTFSNGDSSKQLLARSRYLLYKSPDKWTPNQKERGQILFNEYPELKKAYGLVQGLRNIFNQAIDIKVAYTKLAHWYKDVEESGFKSFQTVANSITLNYRSVLNYFINRSTNASAESFNAKVKAFRSQFRGVRNTEYFLYRLIKLYS
- a CDS encoding transposase, with product MSGKRLQRHYKDHLSDFKQWEHKSHAKQWLVFPENLGSYLSIDETALSKGELYTIITNKKAKGKKGALVGIFHGTKVEPIIEQLLKIPAKKRAKVKEITLDMANSMKTISTKCFPKAIQVTDRFHVQKLAIEALQDLRIKYRWEALDQENEQIKLSRAADKEFKPVTFSNGDSSKQLLARSRYLLYKSPDKWTPNQKERGQILFNEYPELKKAYGLVQGLRNIFNQAIDIKVAYTKLAHWYKDVEESGFKSFQTVANSITLNYRSVLNYFINRSTNASAESFNAKVKAFRSQFRGVRNTEYFLYRLIKLYS
- a CDS encoding AraC family transcriptional regulator, encoding MKLHLLDRSSISNSSFTTKVNEYPYFLKIWHYHPELELVVILKSEGTCFVGDSVEKFEVGDVVLIGKDLPHMWLNDEDYFKEDSNKSAKAIAIHFKQDYLGDTFFKTPEMTHLSKLFERAKFGIKFLNVSKNLILEIQNMMKLKGFYKTITFLTILDKLANHNQTKQLASEGFVKSFKSSKSDTQDKVQAYIFKNFNKNISLDEAANIAHMNTSAFSRYFKRVNRKTFSRYVTEIRIGYACKLLIENKFNISAICYESGFKNISNFNRQFKLIMNCTPSDYLKNYRIKTSSI
- a CDS encoding (Fe-S)-binding protein, yielding MKVGLFIPCYINQLYPQVGIATLELLEKLKVNVSYPSGQTCCGQPMANSGYEYESVGACNNFVENFKDFDYIVTPSGSCAYHVKKHYNIIPQTDDVTKVRNNVYELCDFILNVLKVKNLGASFPHKVGVHKSCHGLRGLRLGSCSELAIDSYSYIEELLSEVKGLELMPVKRSDECCGFGGTFAVTEEAVSVKMGKDKVQDHLESGVEVITATDTSCLMHLEGLINRNKKPLKVLHVAEILNSQM
- a CDS encoding LutB/LldF family L-lactate oxidation iron-sulfur protein is translated as MSHAKLASIFNKDEKRVDWHDKALWFVRHKRDKAAHTVKGWEDLRNLGHGIKAHMLTNIDKYLIQFEENAKKNGVEVHWAANGEEHNKIIHSILKENNAKKVVKSKSMLTEECHLNPYLQKEGIEVIDTDLGERIVQLAKEPPSHIVLPAIHKNRFEVDELFQEHLGTKPANGDPQYLTNEARKHLRKKFIEADVAITGVNFAIAETGEFVVCTNEGNADMGAHLAPVHIACMGIEKIIPKREHLGVFLRLLARSATGQPVTTYSSHFKKPSKGKKMHIVIVDNGRSEQLSRPDFRASLHCIRCGACMNTCPIYRRSGGHSYDYTIPGPIGSILSPGKDLKKYSTLPFASTLCGSCSDVCPVKIDIHTQLYKWRQIITKETPQPFIKKQSMKVMGKIFSKPSQFETVGKVARWSLRNLPKSIINSKPNAWGKARDLPKGPKQSFDEWYNNRDNNKKD
- a CDS encoding LUD domain-containing protein; protein product: MGSREAILEKIKSNKPEHLSLPQIDAGIFNEGLDIIKEFTKKVEIVGGNVLQASSNEDVINQIKSIIPNTAINYSALENTQDFNTLDLATVKNPKDLEDLDILILESSLGVAENGAVWVSDTELPIRVLPFITKHLVLVLSSKDIVPYMHQAYEKTQDQSSGFGVFISGPSKTADIEQSLVIGAHGALSLTIFLR